In Candidatus Desulfofervidus auxilii, a single genomic region encodes these proteins:
- a CDS encoding PD-(D/E)XK nuclease family protein produces the protein MVVSYSRLNRYRTCGISYYFYYIVGKKYPPTIGMILGTAFHDTYKLNFKQKLAINEDMSVENLQKIFIKKYDKLVKKVRWSPSQIGKEEELLEFHKNKGLKLVKLFYPIAQKLIPLSAEDKYRVKIPKENLEIIIKPDLIVYDGIIDFKTKTRKSVPDFNQLLLYSFAYKELCKKPPKHLTFYDLIYTKTKEYILKHSIDGNVDAQPEILIQEVKAILKAIENKIFFPAQPNSWKCSAEYCEYYDECLYGKRRHETYQRIEE, from the coding sequence ATGGTGGTTAGTTACTCTAGATTAAACAGGTATAGAACTTGTGGTATTTCTTATTATTTTTACTATATCGTTGGTAAAAAATATCCACCAACTATTGGTATGATTTTAGGCACTGCTTTCCATGATACTTATAAACTAAATTTCAAACAAAAATTGGCAATCAATGAAGACATGTCTGTTGAGAATCTTCAAAAGATTTTTATAAAAAAATATGATAAGTTAGTTAAAAAAGTCAGATGGTCACCAAGTCAAATAGGTAAGGAAGAAGAGCTTTTAGAATTTCATAAAAATAAAGGTCTTAAGTTAGTCAAATTGTTTTACCCTATTGCTCAAAAGCTTATTCCTCTCAGTGCTGAAGATAAATATAGAGTGAAAATACCAAAAGAAAATCTTGAAATTATTATCAAACCTGACCTTATTGTTTATGATGGTATTATTGACTTTAAAACTAAAACAAGAAAATCTGTCCCTGATTTTAATCAACTTTTACTTTACTCTTTTGCTTATAAAGAACTTTGTAAAAAACCTCCTAAACATTTAACTTTTTATGACCTTATTTACACAAAAACTAAAGAATATATTTTAAAACATAGCATTGATGGAAATGTAGATGCACAGCCAGAAATACTGATTCAAGAAGTAAAAGCTATATTAAAAGCGATAGAAAATAAAATCTTTTTTCCTGCACAGCCTAACTCATGGAAATGCAGTGCTGAGTATTGTGAATATTATGATGAGTGCCTTTATGGGAAAAGAAGACATGAAACCTACCAAAGAATCGAAGAATAA
- a CDS encoding ribbon-helix-helix domain-containing protein, translating into MAKEKKVNPRVDFLLRIPPELMKEVNDYSKKLGITKTELIKIGIERLLRDLKKEDKK; encoded by the coding sequence ATGGCTAAAGAGAAAAAAGTAAATCCAAGGGTTGATTTTTTGTTAAGGATTCCACCAGAATTGATGAAGGAAGTTAATGATTATTCAAAGAAATTGGGTATCACAAAAACTGAGCTTATCAAAATAGGAATCGAAAGGTTATTAAGAGACCTTAAAAAAGAAGATAAAAAATAA
- a CDS encoding CHC2 zinc finger domain-containing protein codes for MEAIKSGIDAAKEDYYNWIANFFPEYKPYLKSPSRSEVLSAFSDTIKKILPEKIKELKKRQKEFENKLKRLPPPRNEYEFVARRAILNFVIEEYDKKIRELYSFLKPKKVKKQREKEKITEFDIERAKEYPIVTLAEELGFSPKRVGQNYFIKCPFHEETHPSCCLNPEKNIFYCFGCQKGGNVITFYMEVTGKTFKEAVEDLAFDKF; via the coding sequence ATGGAAGCGATTAAATCAGGTATTGATGCAGCTAAAGAGGATTATTATAACTGGATAGCCAATTTTTTCCCTGAATATAAACCTTATTTAAAGTCGCCATCTAGGTCGGAAGTATTAAGTGCTTTTTCTGATACAATAAAGAAGATTTTACCTGAAAAAATTAAAGAGTTGAAAAAGCGTCAAAAAGAATTTGAAAATAAGTTAAAAAGATTACCTCCTCCAAGAAATGAATATGAATTTGTGGCAAGGAGAGCAATTTTGAATTTTGTCATTGAGGAGTATGATAAAAAAATAAGAGAGTTGTATAGTTTTTTAAAGCCTAAAAAAGTAAAAAAACAAAGAGAAAAAGAAAAAATTACAGAATTTGATATTGAAAGAGCAAAAGAATATCCCATTGTCACTTTAGCTGAAGAACTTGGTTTTAGCCCTAAAAGAGTTGGACAAAATTATTTTATTAAATGCCCTTTTCATGAAGAAACACATCCAAGTTGTTGCCTTAATCCTGAAAAAAACATTTTTTACTGCTTTGGATGCCAAAAAGGTGGTAATGTAATTACATTTTATATGGAAGTTACAGGAAAAACGTTTAAAGAAGCAGTTGAAGATTTAGCATTTGACAAATTTTAA